CGCCTCTCGGTGCCGGCAGTGGTGGGCTCGCTGGTCGGGGCCTGGATGGCCCTGCGCACTGGCGATGCCCTGTTCGAGGCGATCCTGATCGTGGTGATGGCGGGCTCGGCGTTGCTGATGCTGCTGCCCCAGCCGCGCCTGGACACCCGCCCGCTGACCCCCGAGCGGCTGACGCCGGCGGTCTACCTGGCGATGTTCGCCATCGGCCTCTATGGCGGCTTCATCCAGGTAGGGGTGGGCATCCTGTTCATCGTGGTGCTGTATCGCATGCTGAAGATTGACCTGGCCCAGGTAAATGTCTTCAAGGTGCTGATTGTGCTGGTCTATACTCTGCCGGCGCTGGCGCTCTTCCTGGTCAACGACCAGGTGCGCTGGGGCTATGGCCTGCTGCTGGCGGCGGGCAGCATGACCGGGGCCTGGCTGGCGGTGAAGGTCAACGTCAGCCCGCGCGGGGCCTTCGTGGTCAAGTGGCTCACCGTGGCGGTGATCGCGGCGATCATCCTGCGCTTGCTGCTCGGATAGGGCAGCGCTTGCCGGTAGCTGCTAAATTACCTCGTGCAACACTCCCAACCCGCAAGGAGGTAGCCCCATGAAACGAACACTGGCGATGCTGATGGCGACCCTGTTCGCCGTTTCGCTGCTCTCCGGCTGCAACACCATCCGTGGTGCCGGCCAGGATATCGAGCGGGGCGGCGAAGCGGTCCAGGACGCCGCGTCCTGAGCCGGATAGCGGCAGGGCGAGCGCCAGTGCGGCCAGGCCGCGCCGGCGCTGCCTTTCTTTCATTTCGTGATGACAGGGAGCACAAGGCATGAGGGAGAGATGCTGGTACCCGTTGGGGCTCGGCCTGGCGCTGCTGCTGGCGGGCTGCGCTGGGCCGAACACGGCGCCGGGCCCGGAGCCTGAGCGGGCCCCGCCGCCGCCTCGGGTGGCGGACGGTGACGCCTGCGGTGCCGAGCGCGTCCAGGACCACATCGGGCGTGCCCATGACGCGGCGCTGGGCGAGGCCATCCGCGCCGAGAGCGGGGCGGCGAGCATGCGCGTGGTGCGCCCCGGTGAGGCGGTGACTCTCGACTACCGGGCGGATCGCCTCAACGTGCGTCTCGACGCGGATGGCATCATCGCCGAGATCGTCTGCGGCTAAGGCTCCTCGGCGCCGTGCTCGG
The Halomonas sp. H10-9-1 DNA segment above includes these coding regions:
- a CDS encoding I78 family peptidase inhibitor → MRERCWYPLGLGLALLLAGCAGPNTAPGPEPERAPPPPRVADGDACGAERVQDHIGRAHDAALGEAIRAESGAASMRVVRPGEAVTLDYRADRLNVRLDADGIIAEIVCG
- a CDS encoding sulfite exporter TauE/SafE family protein, translated to MTLLEALALLLIGTLAGFINVLSAGGSMLTLPLLMFLGLPPQEANGTNRVSIALQSVSAVYNFFRAGARHVGLSLRLSVPAVVGSLVGAWMALRTGDALFEAILIVVMAGSALLMLLPQPRLDTRPLTPERLTPAVYLAMFAIGLYGGFIQVGVGILFIVVLYRMLKIDLAQVNVFKVLIVLVYTLPALALFLVNDQVRWGYGLLLAAGSMTGAWLAVKVNVSPRGAFVVKWLTVAVIAAIILRLLLG
- a CDS encoding entericidin A/B family lipoprotein, with translation MKRTLAMLMATLFAVSLLSGCNTIRGAGQDIERGGEAVQDAAS